The following are encoded together in the Lathyrus oleraceus cultivar Zhongwan6 chromosome 3, CAAS_Psat_ZW6_1.0, whole genome shotgun sequence genome:
- the LOC127125671 gene encoding serine/threonine-protein kinase D6PKL2 has protein sequence MGSLPGTGEIVEATEDWNIGKGVVRICQSEKNKKPLVLNLGYKDNIYDDINKLFESISLKSSPRDLSISQDGSSHKLKNTLKQPMTLGVPRSPRVGSSESVNLKQALRDLCISKASEVAAMKRLSKSTASPRVSEVGRIQTLYSSVVDEACVDEGKGRRVEISLVSEKSKSPSLNKAGFQSQLVVPVQPEKQTSASFPSTCVLNTGRKGRLQTASSSSTSVEGSTAKKPPHRAPRTVKMVIKNKNVSKKKVKEDSNSASNEVSKSVSGSARLVCERCRCVLENTREDESQEIMALDYTSPGTGVKSSNVYSGLDKPGLASTSGNISKAVVKVEKIQKSTKLKEQFDFSQSSKSSQGEYSSSTSTSDESNMSGSSCGTRPHMSKDVRWEAIRHAQMQQGVLGLKHFNLLKKLGCGDIGTVYLAELMGTSCLFAIKVMDIEFLARRKKMPRAQTEREILRMLDHPFLPTLYVQFTSDNLSCLVMEYCPGGDLHVLRQKQLGRCFSELAARFYVAEVLLALEYLHMLGVVYRDLKPENILVREDGHIMLTDFDLSLRCAVSPTLLKSSSDVDPAKVSGLSAQSSCIEPLCIEPSCQVSCFSPRFLPAAAKARKLKVDNVARVRSLPQLVAEPTDARSNSFVGTHEYLAPEIIKEEGHGAAVDWWTFGVFLYELLYGRTPFKGYNNEETLANVVLQSLRFPDDPLISFEAKDLIRGLLVKEPENRLGSERGAAEIKKHPFFEGLNWALIRCAIPPELPEFCDFGVLDTASQGKGAKYLEYNVGEHVEFELF, from the exons ATGGGTTCGTTACCTGGCACTGGTGAAATAGTTGAAGCAACGGAGGATTGGAATATAGGGAAAGGTGTTGTAAGGATTTGTCAGTCTGAGAAAAATAAGAAGCCTTTGGTACTGAACCTGGGATACAAGGATAATATATATGATGATATTAACAAGTTGTTTGAATCAATTTCTCTTAAATCTTCACCGAGGGATTTGAGTATTTCACAAGATGGTTCCAGTCATAAGCTGAAAAACACGTTAAAACAACCTATGACATTGGGTGTTCCTCGCTCGCCGCGAGTTGGGAGTTCTGAGAGTGTTAATTTGAAGCAGGCATTGAGAGACCTTTGTATATCTAAGGCATCAGAAGTGGCTGCCATGAAACGGTTATCAAAGTCGACAGCTTCTCCGAGAGTTTCGGAGGTTGGGAGGATTCAAACATTGTATAGTTCAGTTGTAGATGAAGCTTGTGTTGATGAAGGTAAAGGGCGTAGAGTGGAGATATCTCTAGTGTCAGAAAAAAGCAAGTCACCTTCCTTAAATAAAGCTGGGTTTCAATCACAGCTTGTTGTACCTGTTCAACCAGAAAAACAAACCTCGGCGTCTTTTCCATCTACTTGTGTATTAAATACTGGACGGAAAGGTAGGCTGCAAACAGCATCTTCTTCCTCTACTTCTGTAGAGGGCAGCACAGCTAAGAAACCGCCACACCGCGCCCCTCGCACAGTCAAAATGGTCATCAAGAACAAGAATGTGAGTAAGAAGAAAGTGAAGGAGGATTCAAATTCTGCATCAAATGAAGTTAGCAAGTCTGTTTCTGGCTCAGCTCGGCTCGTTTGTGAAAGATGTAGGTGTGTTTTGGAGAATACAAGGGAAGATGAAAGCCAAGAGATTATGGCCTTGGACTATACTAGTCCTGGAACTGGAGTGAAATCGAGTAATGTGTACTCTGGTTTAGATAAACCAGGTTTGGCATCAACTAGTGGTAATATAAGCAAAGCAGTTGTAAAGGTGGAGAAGATTCAGAAGAGCACCAAGTTGAAAGAGCAGTTTGATTTTTCACAAAGCTCGAAGAGTAGTCAAGGTGAGTACAGTAGTAGTACTAGTACCAGTGACGAGAGCAACATGAGTGGCTCAAGTTGTGGCACTAGGCCTCACATGTCAAAGGATGTTAGGTGGGAAGCCATTCGACACGCTCAAATGCAGCAAGGAGTCTTGGGCTTGAAACATTTCAATCTTTTGAAGAAACTTGGTTGTGGAGACATTGGGACTGTATATCTTGCTGAACTAATGGGCACAAGTTGCTTGTTTGCTATTAAGGTTATGGACATTGAATTTTTGGCAAGAAGGAAGAAAATGCCTAGGGCTCAAACTGAAAGGGAAATATTAAGGATGCTGGACCATCCATTTCTTCCCACATTGTATGTGCAATTCACATCAGATAATCTCTCATGTTTAGTCATGGAGTATTGTCCAGGCGGAGATCTTCATGTTCTACGGCAGAAGCAGCTTGGTAGATGTTTTTCGGAACTAGCAGCAAG GTTTTATGTTGCTGAAGTCCTACTTGCTTTGGAGTATTTGCACATGCTTGGAGTTGTTTACCGTGATCTGAAACCTGAAAACATTCTTGTTCGAGAAGATGGCCACATTATGCTCACTGATTTTGATCTGTCGTTGAGGTGTGCTGTTAGTCCAACACTTTTGAAGTCGTCTTCTGACGTTGACCCTGCAAAAGTTTCTGGTCTTAGTGCACAATCAAGTTGCATTGAACCATTATGCATTGAACCTTCTTGTCAAGTTTCATGCTTCAGCCCTAGATTCCTACCTGCTGCTGCAAAAGCAAGGAAATTAAAAGTTGATAATGTTGCCCGTGTCAGATCACTGCCGCAGCTTGTGGCTGAGCCCACTGATGCAAGATCAAACTCATTTGTTGGTACACACGAATACTTGGCACCTGAGATCATCAAAGAAGAGGGACATGGAGCTGCAGTTGACTGGTGGACATTTGGTGTTTTTCTTTATGAGCTTTTATATGGTAGAACACCATTTAAAGGTTATAACAATGAAGAAACATTAGCAAATGTGGTCTTGCAAAGTCTTAGATTCCCCGATGACCCACTTATCAGTTTTGAAGCTAAGGATCTGATTAGAGGGTTGTTAGTTAAAGAGCCTGAAAATCGTCTGGGTTCAGAGAGAGGGGCTGCTGAGATTAAAAAACATCCCTTCTTTGAGGGTCTTAACTGGGCCTTAATTCGATGCGCAATCCCACCAGAACTTCCAGAGTTTTGTGATTTTGGAGTTTTAGACACGGCCTCACAAGGCAAGGGTGCTAAGTATTTAGAGTATAATGTAGGAGAGCACGTGGAATTCGAGTTGTTTTAG